A stretch of the Deltaproteobacteria bacterium genome encodes the following:
- a CDS encoding homoserine dehydrogenase, with product MTPTIRVGLIGFGTIGTGVIRLLQRQQRQIREKLGAIVAITRIADLDLKTDRGVKINRKILSNDAIALLNDPSIDIVIELMGGYEPARRFVLQAIANGKDVVTANKALLAVHGREIFSAVERAGVDIGFEASVGGGIPIIRVLKEGLAADHNRAVYGIVNGTSNYILSTMTNQGGEFDEVLRAAQAAGLAEANPHYDIDGIDAAHKLTLLIQLALGARVQLKDIPTAGIREVSQLDINYAKDFGYVIKLLAVAKEDRDGIEAWVQPAMVPRTHLLADVNGALNAIAVRGEALGASMYLGLGAGMMPTATAVVADLMEVARNRLRGSRGRVKPLGYPLATQRHVRIKPLGALTSEFYLRFIVKDRPGVLARIAGILGSQEISIASVIQKGREDGASVPIVIRTHHAREDRLRRALRAIDRLAAVRGKSVAIRIEDSLGQ from the coding sequence TTGACACCAACGATTCGAGTCGGGCTGATCGGGTTCGGCACCATCGGCACCGGAGTGATCAGGCTGCTGCAACGCCAGCAGCGCCAGATCCGCGAGAAGCTTGGCGCCATCGTGGCGATCACGCGCATCGCCGACCTCGATTTGAAGACCGATCGTGGCGTCAAGATCAACCGCAAGATTCTCAGTAACGACGCCATCGCGCTGCTCAACGATCCATCGATCGACATCGTCATTGAGTTGATGGGTGGTTATGAACCAGCGCGCCGCTTTGTGCTGCAGGCGATCGCCAACGGCAAGGACGTGGTGACAGCGAACAAGGCGCTGCTGGCTGTGCATGGCCGCGAGATCTTCAGCGCGGTGGAGCGGGCCGGTGTCGACATCGGTTTCGAAGCCAGCGTCGGCGGCGGCATTCCGATCATTCGCGTGCTCAAGGAAGGTCTCGCCGCCGATCACAACCGCGCGGTCTACGGCATCGTCAACGGCACCTCGAACTACATCCTCAGCACCATGACCAATCAGGGCGGCGAGTTCGATGAAGTGTTGCGCGCGGCGCAGGCGGCCGGTTTGGCTGAAGCGAACCCACACTACGACATCGACGGCATCGATGCGGCACACAAGCTGACGCTGTTGATACAACTGGCGCTCGGCGCGCGCGTGCAATTGAAGGACATTCCGACCGCCGGCATTCGCGAGGTGAGCCAACTCGACATCAACTACGCCAAGGACTTTGGCTACGTCATCAAGCTGCTCGCGGTGGCCAAGGAAGACCGCGACGGGATCGAAGCGTGGGTGCAGCCGGCGATGGTGCCGCGCACGCACTTGCTGGCCGATGTCAACGGTGCCCTCAATGCGATCGCTGTGCGGGGCGAAGCCCTCGGTGCCAGCATGTATCTCGGGTTGGGCGCAGGCATGATGCCGACGGCAACCGCAGTGGTGGCTGACCTCATGGAAGTGGCGCGCAATCGCTTGCGCGGCAGCCGGGGGCGCGTCAAGCCGCTCGGTTACCCACTGGCGACGCAGCGACATGTGCGCATCAAACCGCTTGGCGCGCTGACCAGCGAGTTCTATCTACGCTTCATCGTCAAAGATCGGCCGGGCGTGCTGGCGCGCATTGCGGGAATCTTGGGCAGTCAGGAGATTTCGATCGCGTCGGTGATTCAAAAGGGCCGCGAAGACGGCGCTAGTGTGCCGATCGTCATCCGCACCCATCACGCCCGCGAGGACCGCTTGCGGCGCGCGCTCCGCGCGATCGATCGACTCGCCGCTGTCCGCGGAAAGTCCGTCGCCATCCGCATCGAGGACAGCTTGGGACAATAG
- a CDS encoding enoyl-CoA hydratase/isomerase family protein, which produces MATDACTLFERREAVGILTINRPQVLNALNAPTLDEIAAQVAACVSSGVRCLVVTGAGERAFVAGADIAAMSTMSGVEARAFARRGQAVMRSLEELPIPVIAAVNGFALGGGLELALACDFIYAADSAKFGQPEINLGITPGFGGTQRLARRVGLGLARELTYAGSLIDAAEALRVGLANRVVPRADLLAEVIRIASDLAGKAPVAIQEAKAAINAGGDMALEDGCRYEAEAFAVTFGTEDQREGMQAFLAKRKAAFTGR; this is translated from the coding sequence ATGGCGACCGACGCGTGTACGCTGTTCGAGCGCCGCGAGGCGGTCGGCATCCTCACCATCAATCGCCCGCAAGTGCTCAACGCCCTCAACGCGCCGACCCTCGACGAAATCGCGGCGCAAGTTGCGGCGTGTGTGAGTAGTGGCGTTCGCTGTTTGGTGGTCACCGGCGCCGGCGAGCGCGCGTTCGTCGCGGGTGCGGACATTGCGGCGATGTCGACCATGTCAGGCGTCGAGGCCCGCGCGTTCGCGCGCCGCGGGCAAGCGGTGATGCGCAGCCTCGAAGAGTTGCCGATTCCCGTTATCGCTGCGGTCAACGGTTTCGCGCTTGGCGGCGGATTGGAACTCGCCTTGGCGTGCGATTTCATCTACGCAGCCGACTCGGCTAAATTCGGCCAACCCGAGATCAACCTTGGCATCACGCCGGGATTCGGCGGGACGCAACGCTTGGCGCGGCGCGTGGGTCTGGGGTTGGCCCGCGAGCTGACCTACGCCGGCTCGCTGATCGACGCGGCCGAGGCGTTGCGCGTCGGGCTCGCCAATCGCGTCGTGCCGCGCGCCGATCTGCTCGCCGAAGTGATCCGCATCGCCAGCGACCTCGCCGGCAAGGCGCCAGTTGCAATCCAGGAGGCGAAGGCTGCCATCAATGCGGGTGGCGACATGGCGCTCGAGGACGGCTGTCGCTACGAGGCGGAAGCGTTCGCGGTGACGTTCGGGACTGAAGATCAGCGCGAAGGCATGCAGGCGTTTCTTGCCAAACGCAAGGCGGCGTTCACGGGACGTTGA
- a CDS encoding NAD(P)/FAD-dependent oxidoreductase — protein sequence MEDRPLIIVGSGPAGAAAALRLAQRDPALANDTLVLEKSRHPRDKVCAGGLIPHALQCLRDLGVELTVPHVVVNRAAVRTPSRELVYEGKELCRVVRRCEFDASLAAAVRQRGVQLQENDKVVDVARDGNAIRVETEHRSYRAKIVIGADGSGSLVRRRLLGDNKAHTGRAVMCDVPVAALRWDGVTAQRYDFSFAPVAHGIRGYTWAFPCWINGEPHANVGAYAVDTTGAALTRWVESELARLRVAVAPRFRAFPIHWYHQRAPLAAPGVALIGDAAGVDPLMGEGISFALEYGRRAADAAVVAFASGDFSLAAYERDVRASWLGKKLRRLNLAVRLFYGPTWPLWFALAGHSRRVRELGLRWYNGVDGWDQRSGWEAARALWSGELAAPPATAES from the coding sequence GTGGAAGACCGACCGCTGATCATCGTCGGCTCGGGCCCGGCGGGCGCCGCTGCCGCGTTACGCTTGGCGCAACGCGATCCGGCGCTCGCCAATGACACACTGGTGCTGGAGAAGTCGCGGCACCCACGCGACAAGGTGTGCGCCGGTGGCCTGATTCCGCATGCGCTGCAGTGCCTGCGCGATCTTGGCGTCGAGCTGACGGTTCCGCACGTCGTCGTCAATCGTGCCGCCGTGCGCACGCCGAGCCGCGAGCTCGTGTACGAAGGCAAGGAACTCTGCCGCGTCGTGCGCCGGTGTGAGTTCGATGCGTCGCTCGCCGCTGCTGTTCGGCAGCGCGGCGTCCAGTTGCAGGAGAATGACAAAGTCGTCGACGTCGCGCGCGATGGCAACGCGATTCGAGTTGAGACAGAACACCGATCGTATCGCGCGAAGATCGTCATCGGCGCCGATGGCTCGGGCAGCCTGGTCCGCCGCCGGCTACTCGGCGACAACAAGGCGCACACCGGGCGCGCGGTGATGTGCGATGTTCCGGTGGCGGCGCTGCGATGGGACGGGGTGACGGCGCAGCGATACGACTTCAGCTTCGCGCCCGTGGCGCACGGTATTCGCGGCTACACCTGGGCGTTTCCATGCTGGATCAATGGCGAGCCGCACGCGAACGTGGGCGCGTATGCCGTCGACACCACCGGTGCGGCGCTGACCCGCTGGGTGGAATCCGAGTTGGCGCGCTTGCGGGTCGCGGTCGCGCCGCGCTTCCGAGCTTTCCCGATCCATTGGTACCACCAGCGCGCACCGCTGGCGGCGCCCGGCGTCGCGCTGATCGGCGATGCCGCCGGCGTCGATCCGCTGATGGGCGAAGGCATCTCGTTTGCCCTCGAATACGGCCGGCGCGCGGCGGACGCCGCGGTCGTCGCATTTGCGAGCGGCGACTTCTCGCTCGCCGCGTATGAACGCGACGTCCGTGCGTCGTGGCTGGGCAAGAAGTTGCGACGGCTCAATCTTGCCGTGCGGTTGTTTTACGGACCGACGTGGCCGTTGTGGTTCGCTCTCGCTGGTCATAGCCGGCGCGTGCGCGAATTGGGTCTGCGCTGGTACAACGGAGTCGACGGCTGGGATCAGCGCAGTGGTTGGGAAGCGGCGCGCGCGCTGTGGTCGGGTGAATTGGCTGCGCCGCCAGCAACGGCGGAGTCGTGA
- the alaC gene encoding alanine transaminase has product MDFPRIQRLPPYIFNIVNDLKHAARRAGDDIIDFGLGNPDGATPPHIVSKLLEAAQNPANYRYSVSRGIYKLRVAICDWYRRRYDVDLDPDSEAVVTIGSKEGIAHLAIAVLGPGDVVLCPSPTYPIHQYSVIIAGGDLRSVPLVPGSDFFANLVEAIRQSWPKPKMLILNFPHNPTTEVVDLAFFERIVDFAREHDLMVVHDLAYADLTFDGYQPPSFLQVKGAKDLGVEFFTMSKSYNMPGWRVGFMVGNPEMVAALARLKSYVDYGIFQPVQIAAIQALNGPQDCVEEIRTMYRSRRDSLVEGLNRAGWAVAKPKATMFVWAKIPDDFVDMGSLEFSKFLLKEAKVAVSPGIGFGAYGDQYVRFALIENEHRTRQAVRGIRRALSLGDTSAARATA; this is encoded by the coding sequence ATGGATTTTCCCCGCATCCAGCGGCTGCCGCCGTACATTTTCAACATCGTCAATGATCTGAAGCATGCGGCGCGGCGGGCAGGGGATGACATCATCGACTTCGGATTGGGCAACCCCGACGGCGCGACGCCGCCGCACATCGTCAGCAAGCTGCTCGAAGCGGCGCAGAACCCGGCAAACTATCGTTACTCAGTCTCACGCGGGATCTACAAGCTGCGGGTGGCCATCTGCGATTGGTATCGCCGGCGCTATGATGTCGATCTCGATCCCGACAGCGAAGCGGTCGTCACCATCGGTTCAAAGGAAGGCATCGCGCATCTTGCGATCGCCGTGCTCGGCCCCGGCGACGTGGTGCTGTGCCCGAGTCCGACGTATCCCATCCATCAGTACTCGGTGATTATTGCCGGCGGCGATCTGCGCAGTGTGCCGTTGGTGCCCGGCAGCGATTTCTTCGCCAATTTGGTTGAGGCGATTCGGCAGAGTTGGCCGAAGCCGAAGATGCTCATCCTCAACTTCCCACACAACCCGACCACCGAGGTTGTGGATCTCGCTTTTTTCGAACGTATTGTCGACTTCGCCCGCGAGCACGACCTGATGGTGGTGCACGATCTCGCATACGCCGACCTGACGTTCGACGGCTATCAGCCTCCAAGCTTCCTGCAAGTGAAGGGCGCGAAAGATTTGGGTGTCGAGTTCTTCACCATGTCGAAGAGCTACAACATGCCGGGCTGGCGCGTTGGGTTCATGGTCGGCAATCCGGAGATGGTGGCGGCGCTGGCGCGGCTGAAGAGCTACGTCGACTACGGCATCTTCCAGCCGGTGCAGATCGCCGCGATCCAGGCGCTCAACGGGCCGCAAGATTGCGTCGAAGAGATTCGCACGATGTATCGCAGTCGTCGCGATTCCTTGGTCGAGGGACTCAACCGCGCGGGCTGGGCGGTTGCCAAGCCCAAGGCCACCATGTTCGTGTGGGCGAAGATTCCGGATGACTTTGTCGATATGGGATCGCTCGAGTTTTCGAAATTTCTGCTGAAGGAAGCGAAGGTCGCGGTGTCGCCGGGGATCGGCTTCGGCGCCTACGGCGATCAGTACGTGCGCTTCGCCCTGATTGAGAACGAGCATCGCACCCGCCAGGCGGTGCGCGGCATCCGCCGCGCGCTCAGTCTCGGCGATACCAGCGCCGCGCGCGCCACCGCTTGA
- a CDS encoding methylmalonyl-CoA mutase family protein codes for MSTAKRDWLADYPKDGDRLPRYSTVSDMEVEPVYTPEDLPDSRYERDLGQPGEYPYTRGVYPSMYRGRLWTMRQFAGFGSAADTNERFKFLLAQGQTGLSTAFDMPTLMGYDADHPRALGEVGREGVAVSMLDDMEELFAGIPLADVTVSMTVNCSASILLAMYLAVAERHGVPWTKLGGTIQNDMFKEFIAQKEWISPPEPSLRVVIDMIEFCAQETPRWHAVSISGYHIREAGSTAVQELAFTLADGIGYVQAAVDRGLDVDSFAPRLSFFFNVHNDFLEEIAKYRAARRLWAKIMRERFGARNPRSLMLRTHAQTAGCSLAAQQPLNNVVRVAIQALAAVLGGTQSLHTNSMDETLALPSEQAVLVALRTQQIIAEETGVTNVVDPLAGSYAIEALTDRMEREAMAYITKIDELGGIVRAIELGYPQKEIAEAAYRFQQQFDRRDKVMVGVNKYVQEDEPPIEILRINPEVEREQAERVRQRKRARDAARVRGGLAAVRAAAKGKTNLMPPLIAAVKDGCTVGEISDVYREVFGVYRDPAWL; via the coding sequence ATGAGTACAGCGAAGCGCGACTGGCTGGCGGACTACCCGAAGGACGGCGATCGCTTGCCGCGTTACTCCACGGTGTCGGACATGGAAGTCGAGCCGGTGTATACGCCCGAAGATCTTCCCGACTCGCGCTACGAGCGCGACCTCGGACAGCCCGGAGAATATCCCTACACGCGCGGGGTCTACCCATCGATGTATCGTGGCCGGTTGTGGACGATGCGGCAGTTCGCCGGCTTCGGCTCCGCTGCCGATACCAACGAGCGTTTCAAGTTCTTGCTCGCGCAAGGGCAGACGGGCCTGTCGACGGCCTTCGATATGCCGACCTTGATGGGCTACGACGCGGATCATCCGCGCGCGCTTGGCGAGGTCGGACGCGAAGGCGTCGCGGTCTCGATGCTCGACGACATGGAGGAACTCTTCGCCGGCATTCCGCTCGCCGATGTGACGGTGTCGATGACGGTGAATTGCAGTGCGAGTATCCTGCTGGCGATGTACCTGGCGGTGGCCGAACGACATGGCGTGCCGTGGACGAAGCTCGGCGGGACGATCCAGAACGACATGTTCAAGGAATTCATTGCCCAGAAGGAATGGATCAGTCCGCCCGAGCCCTCGTTGCGGGTGGTCATCGACATGATCGAGTTCTGCGCGCAGGAAACGCCGCGCTGGCACGCGGTGTCGATCTCCGGCTACCACATTCGCGAAGCCGGCTCGACCGCGGTGCAGGAGTTGGCGTTTACGTTGGCCGACGGCATCGGCTACGTGCAAGCCGCGGTGGATCGCGGCCTCGATGTCGATAGTTTCGCTCCGCGGCTGTCGTTCTTCTTCAACGTTCACAACGACTTCCTCGAAGAGATCGCCAAGTATCGCGCCGCGCGCCGACTGTGGGCGAAGATCATGCGCGAGCGCTTCGGCGCCCGCAATCCCCGCTCGCTGATGCTGCGGACGCACGCGCAGACAGCGGGTTGCAGCTTGGCGGCACAACAGCCGCTCAACAACGTCGTGCGCGTCGCCATTCAAGCGCTGGCTGCCGTGCTTGGCGGGACGCAATCGCTGCACACCAACTCGATGGACGAGACGCTCGCGCTGCCGAGCGAGCAAGCGGTGTTGGTGGCGCTGCGCACGCAGCAGATCATTGCCGAGGAAACTGGCGTGACCAACGTGGTCGACCCGCTCGCCGGCAGCTACGCGATCGAAGCGCTCACCGACCGAATGGAGCGCGAAGCGATGGCGTACATCACCAAGATCGACGAGCTCGGCGGCATCGTGCGCGCGATCGAGCTTGGCTATCCGCAGAAGGAGATCGCCGAAGCGGCGTATCGTTTTCAGCAACAGTTCGATCGCCGCGACAAGGTGATGGTCGGTGTCAACAAATACGTCCAGGAAGACGAGCCGCCGATCGAGATTCTCCGCATCAATCCAGAGGTTGAACGCGAGCAAGCAGAACGGGTGCGGCAGCGCAAACGCGCGCGCGATGCGGCACGCGTTCGCGGCGGGCTGGCGGCGGTGCGCGCGGCGGCGAAAGGGAAGACCAATCTGATGCCGCCGTTGATTGCCGCGGTGAAGGACGGCTGCACCGTGGGCGAGATTTCCGACGTGTACCGCGAAGTCTTTGGCGTCTATCGCGATCCCGCGTGGCTATGA
- the glpX gene encoding class II fructose-bisphosphatase, producing the protein MERNLALEAVRVTEAAALASARLMGRGDVAAADHAGAQAMRKAFASININGVVVIGEGAQHESDVLYIGEHVGSGTGDELDVALDALEGATICATGGYNALSIIAIAERDGFLRCPDMYMEKIVVGPDGVGAIDLDKSATENLRLLAEMKGVYVADLTVAVLDRPRHEKLITEARKAGARVKLLSDGDVAAGMAASKPGSGIDLLMGVGGAHQGILTAAAVRCTGGAMHGRLRTRNNEDASHAADAGITDLTRKYTEEEMASGSVMFAATGVTDGDYVHGVHFFKGGATTNSVVMRSRTRTIRFIEAVHRFDFKPEY; encoded by the coding sequence ATGGAACGCAACTTAGCCTTGGAAGCAGTACGCGTCACCGAAGCGGCAGCGCTGGCCTCCGCCCGGTTGATGGGCCGCGGCGATGTGGCAGCAGCGGATCATGCCGGCGCGCAGGCGATGCGCAAGGCGTTCGCGTCGATCAACATCAACGGCGTCGTTGTCATCGGTGAAGGCGCGCAACATGAGAGCGACGTGCTCTACATCGGCGAGCACGTCGGCAGCGGCACGGGCGACGAACTCGACGTGGCGCTTGACGCGCTCGAAGGCGCGACCATCTGCGCTACCGGCGGCTACAACGCGCTGTCGATCATCGCCATCGCGGAACGTGACGGCTTCCTGCGCTGCCCCGATATGTACATGGAGAAGATCGTGGTCGGCCCCGACGGTGTCGGAGCCATCGATCTCGACAAGTCGGCGACGGAGAACTTGCGCCTGCTCGCCGAAATGAAAGGGGTGTATGTGGCCGATTTGACGGTCGCGGTACTCGATCGACCGCGACACGAGAAGTTGATCACTGAGGCTCGCAAGGCCGGCGCGCGCGTGAAGTTGCTCAGCGACGGCGACGTGGCCGCCGGCATGGCGGCGTCGAAACCCGGCAGCGGCATCGATTTGCTCATGGGCGTTGGCGGCGCTCACCAGGGCATCCTGACAGCCGCCGCGGTGCGCTGCACCGGCGGTGCGATGCACGGGCGTTTGCGTACGCGCAACAACGAAGACGCGAGCCACGCCGCCGACGCCGGCATCACCGATCTCACCAGGAAGTACACGGAGGAGGAAATGGCCTCGGGCAGCGTCATGTTCGCCGCAACCGGTGTGACAGACGGCGACTACGTGCACGGGGTCCACTTCTTCAAGGGTGGTGCGACGACGAACTCAGTGGTGATGCGCTCGCGCACGCGCACGATTCGCTTCATCGAAGCCGTGCACCGCTTCGACTTCAAGCCGGAGTACTGA
- a CDS encoding cobalamin B12-binding domain-containing protein, translated as MSTDRPLRILVAKPGLDGHDRGAKIIARALRDAGFEVIYTGLHQTPEMIAETAVQEDVDAIGLSILSGAHMTLFPAIIELLKQKGVGDVVLFGGGIIPPEDIAELKRRGVSEMFTPGATTDAIIDWVRANVHPR; from the coding sequence ATGAGCACTGACAGGCCGCTGCGCATTCTGGTGGCCAAGCCGGGTCTTGATGGCCACGACCGCGGCGCCAAGATCATCGCGCGCGCACTGCGCGACGCTGGCTTCGAGGTCATCTATACCGGGCTGCATCAGACGCCCGAGATGATCGCTGAGACTGCCGTGCAAGAAGACGTCGATGCCATCGGTCTCAGCATTCTCTCCGGAGCCCACATGACGTTGTTCCCGGCGATCATTGAGTTGCTCAAACAGAAAGGCGTGGGTGATGTCGTCCTGTTCGGTGGGGGCATCATCCCGCCGGAAGATATTGCGGAGCTGAAGCGCCGCGGCGTCAGCGAGATGTTCACTCCTGGTGCGACCACCGATGCGATCATCGACTGGGTGCGGGCGAATGTTCATCCGCGGTGA
- a CDS encoding ABC transporter substrate-binding protein yields the protein MISLVDDIGRSVTLAAPPRRIVSLVPSLTETLFFLGCGDAVVGVTRYCEEPAAAVAERAKVGGTKNPDCEAVRRLDPDLVIVNAEENRREDVAQLEAWGLTTFVTFPASLADTVGLLQRLGQLTDCVARGRELAAELAAAIADVASYRGPRRSVFCPIWKNPWMTISGGTYIDDVLWTAGGANIFRADAGPYPTTTLAEVARRAPEAVLLPSEPYRFSARDLADLAVLRDTPALRAQRVHLVDGKCLSWYGPRAAAGLCTVAALLR from the coding sequence ATGATATCGCTCGTCGATGACATCGGCCGTAGCGTCACGCTCGCCGCACCGCCGCGGCGGATCGTTTCGCTGGTACCGAGTCTCACCGAAACCTTGTTCTTCTTGGGCTGTGGCGACGCCGTCGTTGGCGTCACGCGTTACTGCGAAGAGCCGGCGGCGGCAGTGGCGGAGCGAGCCAAGGTCGGTGGCACCAAGAATCCCGATTGCGAAGCGGTGCGGCGCTTGGACCCCGATCTCGTCATCGTCAACGCCGAGGAGAACCGCCGCGAAGATGTCGCACAACTCGAAGCGTGGGGCCTTACGACGTTCGTGACGTTTCCGGCGTCGCTCGCTGACACGGTTGGGCTGCTTCAACGCTTGGGCCAGTTGACCGATTGCGTGGCCCGCGGGCGCGAGCTGGCCGCCGAGCTCGCCGCTGCGATCGCGGATGTGGCGTCCTATCGCGGTCCGCGCCGCAGCGTGTTCTGTCCGATTTGGAAGAATCCGTGGATGACGATCAGCGGCGGCACCTACATCGACGACGTGCTGTGGACCGCCGGCGGAGCGAACATCTTTCGCGCGGACGCCGGGCCGTATCCGACGACCACGCTCGCTGAGGTCGCGCGTCGAGCACCAGAGGCGGTGCTATTGCCGAGTGAACCGTATCGATTCTCCGCACGCGACCTCGCAGATCTCGCCGTGCTGCGTGATACGCCGGCGCTGCGCGCGCAGCGCGTTCACTTGGTTGATGGCAAGTGTCTCTCTTGGTATGGACCGCGGGCGGCGGCGGGTCTTTGTACTGTGGCTGCGCTGCTTCGCTAA
- the recG gene encoding ATP-dependent DNA helicase RecG, which translates to MPAAQRDHVSELCAALEQYASQPPADRTEWARAVREVVASLGLPASAIASSGASGRVSRSPEPPAAAAAVQPTPTYHRSDGDFATSLDALKQSVQFVRGVGPQRADQFRKLGLRTVEDLLYHLPFRYEDRRTLRTVRELRVGEEGSVIGEIAHLDERHVGRSQRRILEGSLRDDSGLLALTWYHQVAYFKNRFKVGQRVLVHGKVEGAPSGLKRIVHPEIETDPDAGGQGILPVYNKPAAMSVGVMRKIVQQAVGEWAARVPSALPESVAKQMRVADLTHAMEVVHRPARDADVMRLNTFASMGHRSLVFDELFYLQLGLALKRRSIAIEAGRSLPRRGELTDRLTAQLPFALTAAQQRVIGEIYADLKAPHPMHRLVQGDVGSGKTIVALFAALVAIENGLQAAFMAPTELLAEQHFSTVGQWAETLGLRAALLTGEVPRARRREIEAGFESGDIQIAVGTHALIQDGVRFKAVGLGVIDEQHRFGVLQRAALRGLSGGGAAPPPDILLLSATPIPRTLAMTLYGDLDVSLLDELPPGRQAIRTLVFRESDRQKVYALAKRELDAGRQGYVVYPLVDASDKAELRDATTMANELARTVFADYRVGLIHGRMKGREKDQVMRRFKAGDLQLLVSTTVIEVGIDVPNATVMVVEHAERFGLAQLHQLRGRVGRGSDASTCILVGPAYAGDDAYRRLKAMERTTDGFKIAEIDLEIRGPGDFIGTRQSGLPDFRVTNLIRDSRMLDEARRAAQGWLAHDPTLSSPESAQLRAVLRHRWAGRLELAEIG; encoded by the coding sequence GTGCCGGCCGCGCAACGCGATCACGTCAGCGAACTGTGCGCGGCGCTGGAACAGTACGCAAGTCAGCCGCCGGCGGATCGCACTGAGTGGGCGCGCGCCGTGCGTGAGGTGGTCGCGTCGTTGGGATTGCCCGCATCGGCGATTGCATCTTCGGGGGCGAGCGGGCGAGTGTCGCGCTCGCCCGAACCGCCGGCGGCAGCAGCGGCGGTACAGCCGACCCCAACGTATCACCGCAGCGACGGGGATTTCGCGACCAGCCTCGACGCGCTCAAGCAGTCCGTTCAATTCGTGCGTGGTGTTGGGCCGCAGCGGGCCGATCAGTTTCGCAAGCTTGGTCTGCGTACGGTTGAGGACCTGCTCTATCATTTGCCCTTTCGCTACGAAGACCGGCGCACACTACGCACCGTGCGCGAGCTGCGCGTCGGCGAAGAGGGCAGTGTGATTGGCGAGATTGCGCACCTCGATGAGCGCCACGTCGGGCGCAGCCAACGCCGCATCCTCGAAGGCTCGCTGCGCGACGACAGTGGATTGCTCGCGCTCACCTGGTACCACCAGGTCGCCTACTTCAAGAATCGCTTTAAGGTTGGCCAGCGCGTGTTGGTCCACGGCAAGGTTGAAGGCGCACCGAGCGGTTTGAAGCGCATTGTTCACCCGGAGATCGAGACCGATCCCGATGCGGGCGGGCAGGGGATTCTGCCGGTGTACAACAAGCCGGCGGCGATGAGCGTCGGCGTGATGCGCAAGATCGTGCAGCAAGCGGTCGGCGAATGGGCGGCGCGCGTGCCAAGCGCGTTGCCCGAATCGGTCGCGAAGCAGATGCGTGTCGCCGACCTCACACACGCGATGGAAGTGGTGCATCGACCGGCACGCGATGCCGATGTGATGCGGCTGAACACGTTCGCATCAATGGGGCATCGCAGCCTGGTGTTCGACGAACTCTTCTACCTGCAACTCGGCTTGGCGTTGAAGCGGCGCTCGATTGCGATCGAGGCCGGCCGTTCGCTGCCACGACGCGGCGAGTTGACGGATCGACTCACGGCGCAGCTGCCGTTCGCGCTCACCGCCGCGCAGCAGCGCGTGATCGGCGAGATCTACGCCGATCTCAAGGCGCCGCATCCGATGCATCGCCTCGTGCAAGGCGACGTCGGCAGCGGCAAAACCATCGTGGCGCTGTTCGCCGCGCTAGTGGCGATCGAAAATGGACTGCAGGCGGCGTTCATGGCGCCGACCGAATTGCTTGCCGAACAGCACTTCAGCACCGTCGGACAGTGGGCTGAGACGCTGGGACTGCGCGCCGCGTTGCTGACCGGCGAGGTGCCGCGCGCGCGACGGCGCGAGATCGAAGCCGGTTTTGAATCTGGCGACATTCAGATCGCGGTCGGCACGCACGCGTTGATCCAGGACGGTGTCCGCTTCAAAGCGGTGGGACTCGGCGTGATCGACGAGCAGCATCGCTTCGGGGTGTTGCAGCGTGCGGCCTTGCGCGGCCTGAGCGGCGGCGGTGCGGCTCCGCCGCCGGACATTCTGTTGCTCAGCGCTACGCCGATCCCGCGCACGCTGGCGATGACGCTGTACGGCGATCTCGATGTCTCGCTGCTCGACGAGTTGCCGCCGGGGCGGCAAGCAATCCGCACGCTGGTCTTTCGCGAAAGCGATCGGCAGAAAGTCTACGCATTGGCGAAGCGCGAACTCGACGCCGGCCGACAGGGCTACGTTGTGTATCCGCTGGTCGATGCGAGCGACAAAGCGGAGCTGCGTGACGCGACCACGATGGCCAATGAGCTGGCGCGCACCGTCTTCGCCGACTATCGCGTCGGCCTGATTCATGGCCGCATGAAGGGCCGCGAGAAGGATCAGGTGATGCGTCGCTTCAAGGCGGGTGATCTGCAGTTGCTGGTGAGTACCACGGTGATCGAAGTCGGCATCGACGTGCCGAACGCAACGGTGATGGTGGTCGAGCACGCCGAGCGGTTCGGACTGGCGCAACTCCATCAATTGCGCGGGCGAGTCGGCCGCGGTAGCGACGCCTCGACGTGCATTCTCGTCGGCCCCGCCTACGCAGGCGACGATGCGTACCGCCGCCTCAAGGCGATGGAGCGCACGACTGACGGCTTCAAGATCGCCGAGATCGATTTGGAGATCCGCGGCCCGGGGGATTTCATCGGCACGCGCCAATCTGGGTTGCCGGATTTTCGCGTTACCAATCTCATCCGCGACAGCCGCATGCTCGACGAAGCCCGCCGCGCCGCACAGGGCTGGCTCGCACACGATCCGACGTTGAGCAGTCCCGAGTCCGCACAACTCCGCGCCGTCCTCCGCCACCGCTGGGCGGGACGATTGGAACTGGCGGAGATCGGGTGA